A stretch of the Lolium perenne isolate Kyuss_39 chromosome 3, Kyuss_2.0, whole genome shotgun sequence genome encodes the following:
- the LOC127341959 gene encoding mitochondrial arginine transporter BAC2, translated as MEFWPEFLASSGGHEFVAGGVGGMAGVLAGHPLDTLRIRLQQPPPPASPGITTPAARLAARPPSAVALLRGIVRAEGPSALYRGMGAPLASVAFQNAMVFQVYAILSRSLDSRTCTSKPPSYTSVALAGIGTGALQTLILSPVELVKIKLQLEAPGRRHRGPANMARDIFRREGLRGIYRGLTVTALRDAPSHGVYFWTYEYARERLHPGCRRTGQESLGTMLISGGLAGVASWVCCYPLDVVKSRLQAQAQTHPRYRGVVDCFRKSVREEGFPVLWRGLGTAVARAFVVNGAIFSAYELALRFLVRNNGQTMQVMEEH; from the exons ATGGAGTTCTGGCCGGAGTTCCTGGCGAGCAGCGGCGGGCACGAGTTCGTGGCGGGGGGCGTCGGCGGCATGGCCGGCGTGCTGGCGGGCCACCCGCTCGACACGCTCCGCATCCGCCtgcagcagccgccgccgcccgccagccCCGGGATCACCACCCCCGCCGCGCGGCTAGCTGCGCGGCCGCCCTCCGCCGTCGCGCTGCTGCGCGGCATCGTCCGCGCCGAGGGCCCCTCCGCGCTCTACCGCGGCATGGGCGCGCCGCTCGCCTCCGTCGCCTTCCAG AACGCAATGGTCTTTCAAGTCTACGCGATCCTATCGCGGTCGCTCGACTCTCGGACGTGTACCTCCAAACCTCCTTCCTACACCAGCGTGGCGCTCGCCGGCATCGGCACCGGGGCATTGCAGACGCTGATCCTATCCCCGGTCGAGCTCGTCAAGATCAAGCTGCAGCTAGAGGCCCCAGGGCGGAGGCACCGCGGTCCGGCGAACATGGCCCGGGACATCTTCCGGAGGGAGGGCCTCCGCGGCATATACCGCGGGCTCACGGTGACCGCGCTCCGGGACGCGCCGTCGCACGGCGTCTACTTCTGGACGTACGAGTACGCGCGGGAGCGGCTGCACCCGGGCTGCCGGCGCACGGGGCAGGAGAGCCTTGGCACGATGCtcatctccggcggcctcgccggcgtcgCAAGCTGGGTCTGCTGCTACCCGCTGGACGTGGTGAAGTCGCGGCTGCAGGCGCAGGCGCAGACGCACCCGAGGTACCGTGGCGTCGTTGACTGCTTCAGGAAGAGCGTCCGGGAGGAAGGGTTCCCGGTGCTATGGCGCGGCCTTGGCACGGCCGTCGCGCGGGCGTTTGTCGTCAATGGCGCCATTTTCTCCGCCTACGAGCTGGCCCTGCGGTTTTTGGTCCGCAACAACGGGCAGACGATGCAGGTTATGGAGGAGCACTGA